In Patulibacter sp. SYSU D01012, a single window of DNA contains:
- a CDS encoding MFS transporter: MATPAPSAAHADPHHERRWLILAVLGLAQLMVVLDATIVNIALPSAQESLGFTDESRQWIITAYALAFGSLLLLGGRIGDLVGRKPVFITGLIGFALASALGGAAGSFGVLVVARALQGVFGALLAPAALSLLTTTFTNPEERGKAFGVFGAIAGAGAGIGLLLGGLLTEYLSWRWCLYVNLVFAVPAALGAMTLLHGGTQGHRTKLDIPGTLSITLGLFALVYGFSNAETDSWTAPLTIVCLVVAVVLVVAFVLIELRVEHPLLPLRVVTDRNRGGSYMAFAIVGIGMFGVFLFLTYYLQQTRGYSPVKTGLAFLPMNFAIMGTATTATVVLLGRFGPRILMTLGMVLAALGMVLFAQLDVDSSYLTGVLPGLLVLGVGLGLVFAPGMETATTGLGRADAGVGSAMVNTVQQVGGSIGTALLSTIFTSSVTSFTESNRALGPKLAVEGPMHGYITAFWWAAAIIAVGAVIVGLLLRSGVVERDADAEPVMAH; encoded by the coding sequence ATGGCTACACCCGCCCCGTCGGCCGCGCACGCCGACCCACACCACGAGCGCCGCTGGCTCATCCTCGCCGTGCTCGGCCTCGCCCAGCTCATGGTCGTCCTCGACGCGACGATCGTGAACATCGCCCTGCCCTCCGCGCAGGAGAGCCTCGGGTTCACGGACGAGAGCCGGCAGTGGATCATCACGGCCTACGCCCTGGCGTTCGGCTCGCTCCTGCTCCTCGGCGGCCGCATCGGCGACCTCGTCGGTCGCAAGCCCGTCTTCATCACCGGCCTGATCGGCTTCGCCCTGGCGTCCGCGCTGGGCGGCGCCGCCGGCTCGTTCGGCGTCCTCGTCGTCGCGCGCGCCCTGCAGGGCGTGTTCGGCGCGCTCCTCGCCCCGGCGGCGCTGTCGCTGCTGACGACGACGTTCACCAACCCGGAGGAGCGCGGCAAGGCGTTCGGCGTGTTCGGCGCCATCGCGGGCGCGGGCGCCGGCATCGGCCTGCTGCTCGGCGGCCTGCTGACCGAGTACCTGTCGTGGCGCTGGTGCCTGTACGTCAACCTCGTCTTCGCCGTCCCCGCCGCGCTCGGCGCGATGACGCTGCTGCACGGCGGCACGCAGGGCCACCGGACGAAGCTCGACATCCCGGGCACGCTGTCGATCACGCTCGGCCTGTTCGCGCTCGTCTACGGCTTCTCGAACGCCGAGACCGACAGCTGGACCGCCCCGCTGACCATCGTCTGCCTGGTCGTCGCGGTCGTCCTCGTCGTCGCGTTCGTCCTGATCGAGCTGCGCGTCGAGCACCCGCTGCTGCCGCTGCGCGTCGTCACCGACCGCAACCGCGGCGGCTCGTACATGGCCTTCGCGATCGTCGGCATCGGCATGTTCGGGGTGTTCCTGTTCCTGACGTACTACCTGCAGCAGACCCGCGGGTACTCGCCGGTGAAGACGGGCCTGGCGTTCCTGCCGATGAACTTCGCGATCATGGGGACCGCCACCACGGCGACCGTCGTGCTGCTCGGCCGCTTCGGGCCGCGCATCCTGATGACGCTCGGCATGGTCCTGGCCGCCCTGGGCATGGTGCTCTTCGCGCAGCTCGACGTGGACTCGAGCTACCTGACGGGCGTGCTGCCCGGCCTGCTCGTGCTCGGCGTCGGCCTGGGCCTCGTGTTCGCTCCCGGCATGGAGACCGCGACGACCGGTCTGGGCCGCGCGGACGCCGGCGTCGGCTCCGCGATGGTCAACACGGTGCAGCAGGTCGGCGGCTCGATCGGGACGGCGCTGCTGTCGACGATCTTCACGAGCTCGGTCACGAGCTTCACGGAGAGCAACCGCGCCCTGGGGCCGAAGCTCGCCGTCGAGGGCCCGATGCACGGCTACATCACGGCCTTCTGGTGGGCCGCCGCGATCATCGCCGTCGGCGCCGTGATCGTCGGGCTGCTGCTCCGCTCCGGCGTCGTCGAGCGCGACGCGGACGCCGAGCCCGTCATGGCCCACTGA
- a CDS encoding SDR family oxidoreductase: MLSTDLTGTTAVVTGAGRGIGLAVVRALAGCGATVVAGTRTVTPELGAATPHALALDLASAEGPGRLVAHALDVSGGVDLLVNNVGGNPAPLGGFLATTDEDWQTVLDLNLLSTVRATRAALPSLQQRGGAIVNVASTNARLGMGPVVAYGAAKAAVLSLGKALADEFGPAGVRVNTISPGPVLTPMWTADGSPGATMTAAMGIGRDEIDARVPAALGMTTSSMVAPEEVAALVVALASDALPSMRGAELVLDGGLLKAL, translated from the coding sequence ATGCTGTCCACCGATCTCACCGGCACCACCGCGGTCGTCACGGGTGCCGGCCGCGGCATCGGCCTGGCCGTCGTCCGGGCGCTCGCCGGCTGCGGCGCCACCGTCGTCGCCGGCACCCGCACCGTCACCCCCGAGCTGGGGGCCGCCACCCCGCACGCCCTCGCGCTCGACCTGGCGTCGGCGGAGGGCCCCGGCCGGCTCGTCGCCCACGCGCTCGACGTGAGCGGCGGCGTCGACCTGCTGGTCAACAACGTCGGCGGCAACCCCGCGCCGCTCGGCGGGTTCCTCGCCACCACCGACGAGGACTGGCAGACCGTCCTGGACCTGAACCTGCTGTCGACGGTGCGCGCCACGCGCGCGGCGCTGCCGTCGCTGCAGCAGCGCGGCGGCGCGATCGTCAACGTCGCCTCGACGAACGCGCGGCTGGGGATGGGCCCCGTCGTGGCCTACGGCGCCGCGAAGGCCGCGGTGCTCAGCCTGGGGAAGGCGCTGGCCGACGAGTTCGGCCCGGCCGGGGTGCGGGTCAACACGATCTCGCCGGGGCCGGTGCTGACGCCGATGTGGACGGCCGACGGGTCGCCGGGCGCGACGATGACCGCCGCGATGGGCATCGGCCGGGACGAGATCGACGCGCGCGTGCCCGCCGCGCTGGGCATGACGACGTCCTCGATGGTCGCGCCGGAGGAGGTCGCGGCCCTCGTCGTGGCGCTCGCCTCGGACGCGCTGCCGAGCATGCGCGGCGCCGAGCTGGTGCTCGACGGCGGCCTGCTCAAGGCGCTCTGA
- a CDS encoding acyl-CoA dehydrogenase family protein yields the protein MDFAPSPRAQEHLERVDAFIREEIEPREEAHLRETLAMREGAFVVPPLVDELKRKAQAAGLWNLFLPHPAEVPGVPAELAGPGLRNAEYAVLAERMGRTQLAPEVMNCNAPDTGNMEVLLAFGSPEQQERWLAPLLRGEIRSAFCMTEPDVASSDATNMQATAIVDGDEIVLNGRKWWSTGIGHPDCEVLIFMGLTDPEAHRYGQHSMVLVPRDTPGVTVERMLPTMGFLDAPGGHGEVSFTDVRLPLSAVIGTPGGAFGIAQARLGPGRVHHCMRLIGLAELALEHACRRATTRVAFGKPLANLGGNRERIADARMKIDQARLLVLHAAWLLDTQGLQGALGAVSQIKVVVPNMAQEVIDMAIQLHGGGGLSDDFPLAGAWTNARALRLADGPDEVHRGVVARLELARYKDAAEAAR from the coding sequence ATGGACTTCGCCCCGAGCCCGCGCGCCCAGGAGCACCTGGAGCGGGTCGACGCGTTCATCCGCGAGGAGATCGAGCCCCGCGAGGAGGCGCACCTGCGCGAGACGCTCGCGATGCGCGAGGGCGCCTTCGTCGTCCCGCCGCTCGTGGACGAGCTGAAGCGCAAGGCGCAGGCCGCCGGCCTGTGGAACCTGTTCCTGCCGCACCCCGCCGAGGTGCCGGGCGTCCCCGCGGAGCTCGCCGGTCCCGGCCTGCGCAACGCGGAGTACGCGGTCCTGGCCGAGCGCATGGGCCGCACGCAGCTCGCCCCCGAGGTCATGAACTGCAACGCCCCGGACACGGGCAACATGGAGGTCCTGCTGGCCTTCGGCTCCCCCGAGCAGCAGGAGCGCTGGCTGGCGCCGCTGCTGCGCGGCGAGATCCGCTCGGCGTTCTGCATGACCGAGCCCGACGTCGCGTCGTCGGACGCCACGAACATGCAGGCCACCGCGATCGTCGACGGCGACGAGATCGTGCTGAACGGCCGCAAGTGGTGGTCGACCGGGATCGGGCACCCGGACTGCGAGGTCCTGATCTTCATGGGCCTGACCGACCCGGAGGCGCACCGCTACGGCCAGCACTCCATGGTGCTCGTGCCGCGCGACACGCCGGGCGTGACCGTCGAGCGGATGCTGCCGACGATGGGCTTCCTCGACGCGCCCGGCGGTCACGGCGAGGTCTCGTTCACCGACGTGCGCCTGCCGCTGTCGGCGGTCATCGGCACGCCCGGCGGCGCGTTCGGCATCGCGCAGGCGCGCCTGGGGCCGGGCCGCGTGCACCACTGCATGCGGCTGATCGGCCTGGCCGAGCTGGCGCTCGAGCACGCCTGCCGCCGCGCGACGACGCGCGTGGCGTTCGGCAAGCCGCTCGCCAACCTGGGCGGCAACCGCGAGCGGATCGCCGACGCGCGGATGAAGATCGACCAGGCGCGGCTGCTCGTCCTGCACGCCGCGTGGCTGCTGGACACGCAGGGCCTGCAGGGCGCGCTCGGCGCGGTCTCCCAGATCAAGGTGGTGGTGCCGAACATGGCGCAGGAGGTCATCGACATGGCGATCCAGCTGCACGGGGGAGGCGGGCTGTCGGACGACTTCCCGCTCGCCGGCGCGTGGACGAACGCCCGCGCGCTGCGCCTGGCGGACGGCCCGGACGAGGTCCACCGCGGCGTCGTCGCCCGGCTCGAGCTCGCGCGCTACAAGGACGCGGCGGAGGCGGCCCGATGA
- a CDS encoding SDR family oxidoreductase, which yields MSGRRILITGAASGLGHALATRYAADGWRVLLTDQDEAALERAVAALPAPGRDAAATRVLDVRSDDDWADARAWVEERWGGLDVLVNNAGVATGGRFAHLPIEDWEWILSINLMGVVRGCRTFVPLFEDQGDGHLVNIASAAGLLNPPVMASYNVVKSGVVSLSETLRWELEPAGIRTTVVCPTFFRTGLAGTFRTPDAAVRRSMEKLVTQSSVPAETIAGRIVEGVAKGRFLVLTDRQGVVAYAVKRFVPPLFAREARKGARRLLGAIARSEQEQAAPAPESPRA from the coding sequence ATGAGCGGCCGGCGGATCCTCATCACCGGCGCGGCGTCGGGCCTGGGCCACGCGCTCGCGACCCGCTACGCCGCCGACGGCTGGCGCGTGCTGCTGACGGACCAGGACGAGGCGGCCCTGGAGCGCGCCGTGGCGGCGCTGCCGGCGCCCGGCCGCGACGCCGCGGCCACCCGCGTGCTCGACGTGCGGTCCGACGACGACTGGGCCGACGCCCGCGCCTGGGTCGAGGAGCGCTGGGGTGGACTCGACGTCCTCGTCAACAACGCCGGGGTGGCGACGGGCGGCCGCTTCGCGCACCTGCCGATCGAGGACTGGGAGTGGATCCTCTCGATCAACCTGATGGGCGTCGTCCGCGGCTGCCGCACGTTCGTCCCGCTCTTCGAGGACCAGGGCGACGGGCACCTGGTCAACATCGCGTCCGCCGCCGGGCTGCTCAACCCGCCGGTGATGGCGAGCTACAACGTCGTCAAGTCCGGCGTGGTCTCGCTGTCGGAGACGCTGCGGTGGGAGCTGGAGCCCGCCGGCATCCGCACGACCGTCGTCTGCCCCACGTTCTTCCGCACGGGGCTGGCCGGGACGTTCCGCACCCCGGACGCGGCGGTCCGCCGGTCGATGGAGAAGCTCGTCACGCAGAGCTCGGTCCCCGCCGAGACGATCGCCGGCCGGATCGTCGAGGGCGTGGCGAAGGGGCGCTTCCTCGTCCTGACCGACCGGCAGGGCGTCGTCGCCTACGCGGTCAAGCGCTTCGTGCCGCCGCTGTTCGCCCGCGAGGCCCGCAAGGGCGCCCGCCGGCTGCTCGGCGCGATCGCGCGCTCGGAGCAGGAGCAGGCCGCGCCGGCCCCGGAGTCCCCGCGGGCATGA
- a CDS encoding lysophospholipid acyltransferase family protein translates to MSARRTSSAPLPRRVERITPTYRAAMAACTPTISWWGRLRVTGLEHLPPEGPLLVVGNHDSYWDPVAIGVAGLPVRQIRALAKSSLWKTKPLAKVLDGMGQIPIERGKGDVHALDTAIAELRGGACIGVFPEGTISRGGYLRPRSGVGRLAAAVPEAAVVCVATRGTVDVVRAPKRPRIEIDFFPPAGGPMAPGEAPGAFVTRLMEEIRERAPIAIPGRARTAAKYRRAQQDAAPDDVAA, encoded by the coding sequence GTGTCCGCCCGCCGCACGTCCTCCGCGCCGCTCCCCCGCCGGGTCGAGCGCATCACGCCGACGTACCGCGCCGCGATGGCGGCGTGCACGCCGACGATCTCGTGGTGGGGGCGCCTGCGCGTCACCGGCCTGGAGCACCTGCCGCCGGAGGGGCCGCTGCTCGTCGTCGGCAACCACGACTCGTACTGGGACCCGGTGGCCATCGGCGTCGCCGGGCTGCCGGTGCGGCAGATCCGCGCGCTCGCCAAGTCGAGCCTGTGGAAGACGAAGCCGCTGGCGAAGGTCCTCGACGGGATGGGGCAGATCCCGATCGAGCGCGGCAAGGGCGACGTCCACGCGCTCGACACCGCGATCGCCGAGCTGCGCGGCGGCGCGTGCATCGGCGTCTTCCCCGAGGGCACGATCTCGCGCGGCGGCTACCTGCGCCCCCGCAGCGGCGTCGGGCGGCTGGCGGCGGCGGTCCCCGAGGCCGCGGTCGTCTGCGTCGCCACGCGCGGCACCGTCGACGTCGTCCGCGCCCCGAAGCGGCCGCGGATCGAGATCGACTTCTTCCCGCCCGCCGGCGGCCCGATGGCCCCGGGCGAGGCGCCGGGCGCCTTCGTGACGCGGCTGATGGAGGAGATCCGGGAGCGCGCGCCGATCGCGATCCCCGGCCGCGCCCGCACCGCCGCGAAGTACCGCCGCGCGCAGCAGGACGCCGCGCCGGACGACGTCGCGGCCTAG
- a CDS encoding aldo/keto reductase, which translates to MKTTALGSEGLVVSQQGLGCMGMSEFYGQTDDAESIATIHRALELGVTLLDTADMYGVGANEELVGRAIADRRDQVVLATKFGNVRDPENAGFRGIDGSPDYVRSACDASLRRLGVDHIDLYYQHRVDPKTPIEETVGAMAELVQAGKVRYLGLSEASVATIRRAHAVHPISALQTEYSIWERGPEAEILPALRDLGIGFVPYSPLGRGFLTGTIRTLDDLADDDFRRHQPRLQGDNLAQNVGIVETIDAIAAEKDATAAQTALAWVHAQGDDVVPIPGTKRRTYLEQNVGALDVRLTGDDLARLAGAGEAAGERYPDMSSIDR; encoded by the coding sequence ATGAAGACCACCGCTCTGGGCTCGGAAGGGCTCGTCGTCTCCCAGCAGGGCCTCGGCTGCATGGGCATGTCCGAGTTCTACGGCCAGACCGACGACGCGGAGTCGATCGCGACGATCCACCGGGCCCTCGAGCTCGGCGTGACGCTGCTCGACACCGCCGACATGTACGGCGTCGGAGCGAACGAGGAGCTCGTCGGCCGCGCCATCGCGGACCGCCGGGACCAGGTCGTGCTGGCCACGAAGTTCGGCAACGTCCGCGACCCCGAGAACGCCGGCTTCCGCGGCATCGACGGCTCGCCCGACTACGTGCGCTCCGCCTGCGACGCGTCGCTGCGGCGCCTGGGCGTCGACCACATCGACCTGTACTACCAGCACCGCGTCGACCCGAAGACGCCGATCGAGGAGACCGTCGGCGCCATGGCCGAGCTGGTCCAGGCCGGCAAGGTGCGGTACCTGGGCCTGTCCGAGGCGTCCGTCGCCACGATCCGCCGCGCCCACGCCGTCCACCCGATCTCGGCGCTGCAGACCGAGTACTCGATCTGGGAGCGCGGGCCCGAGGCGGAGATCCTGCCGGCGCTGCGCGACCTCGGCATCGGCTTCGTCCCCTACAGCCCGCTCGGCCGCGGCTTCCTGACCGGCACGATCCGCACGCTCGACGACCTCGCCGACGACGACTTCCGCCGCCACCAGCCGCGCCTGCAGGGCGACAACCTGGCGCAGAACGTCGGCATCGTCGAGACGATCGACGCGATCGCCGCCGAGAAGGACGCCACCGCGGCGCAGACCGCGCTCGCGTGGGTGCACGCCCAGGGCGACGACGTCGTGCCGATCCCCGGCACGAAGCGCCGGACGTACCTGGAGCAGAACGTCGGCGCGCTCGACGTGCGGCTGACCGGCGACGACCTGGCGCGCCTGGCGGGCGCCGGCGAGGCCGCGGGCGAGCGCTACCCCGACATGTCCTCGATCGACCGCTGA
- a CDS encoding MerR family transcriptional regulator, with amino-acid sequence MATTSSAPRTISDAALETGLSAHTLRYYEREGLMLGPVDRAASSHRRYSDRDLGWIRMLTHLRRTGMPIRTLREYAALARAGEGNEAERLALLEAHREHVLRELDEMRRNLEAVDRKIAIYRERTSA; translated from the coding sequence GTGGCGACGACCTCCTCCGCACCCCGCACGATCTCCGACGCCGCCCTCGAGACGGGCCTGTCGGCGCACACCCTGCGCTACTACGAGCGCGAGGGCCTGATGCTCGGGCCCGTCGACCGGGCCGCGTCCAGCCATCGGCGCTACAGCGACCGCGACCTGGGGTGGATCCGCATGCTCACGCACCTGCGGCGCACCGGCATGCCGATCCGCACCCTGCGCGAGTACGCGGCGCTGGCGCGGGCGGGTGAGGGCAACGAGGCCGAGCGCCTCGCGCTCCTCGAGGCGCACCGCGAGCACGTCCTGCGCGAGCTGGACGAGATGCGACGCAACCTCGAGGCCGTCGACCGCAAGATCGCCATCTACCGCGAGAGGACCTCCGCATGA
- a CDS encoding phosphotransferase family protein, producing the protein MSTPPRDEPRDVRAEDAFDPAPLHAWLAPRVDGVDPADPPPHVRQFSGGASNRTYLLRYPERDLILRRPPAGHREGTAHDVLREARVQSRLRPAYPYVPEVVAAAEDDGAQALLDGPFYVMERIEGTILRGDLPPGMRLDPPQARRLAEEAIDRLVELHAVDVRAAGLTDLGRGAGYVERQVAGWSRRYRTARTPRAPSFERVMAWLDAQRPPDSGLCVIHNDYRLDNLVLDPAGSGRVVGVLDWEMATLGDPLMDLGGALAYWIEAGDGRIMQMLRRQPTHLPGMLTREQVVDRYCERAGITRPDWTFYEVFGLFRLAVIMEQIYRRYHDGQTTNPAFKSFWIGVRYLDWRCRRIIRRAG; encoded by the coding sequence ATGAGCACGCCGCCGCGCGACGAGCCGCGCGACGTCCGGGCCGAGGACGCGTTCGACCCGGCGCCGCTGCACGCGTGGCTGGCGCCGCGCGTCGACGGGGTCGACCCGGCCGACCCGCCGCCGCACGTGCGCCAGTTCTCGGGCGGCGCGTCGAACCGGACGTACCTGCTGCGCTACCCGGAGCGCGACCTGATCCTGCGCCGGCCGCCGGCCGGGCACCGCGAGGGGACGGCTCACGACGTGCTGCGCGAGGCGCGGGTGCAGAGCCGCCTGCGACCCGCGTACCCGTACGTCCCCGAGGTCGTCGCGGCGGCCGAGGACGACGGCGCGCAGGCGCTGCTGGACGGGCCCTTCTACGTCATGGAGCGGATCGAGGGGACGATCCTGCGCGGCGACCTGCCGCCCGGCATGCGCCTGGATCCGCCGCAGGCCCGGCGCCTGGCCGAGGAGGCGATCGACCGCCTCGTCGAGCTGCACGCCGTCGACGTCCGCGCCGCCGGGCTGACCGACCTGGGCCGCGGCGCCGGCTACGTCGAGCGGCAGGTCGCGGGCTGGTCCCGCCGGTACCGCACGGCCCGCACGCCCCGCGCCCCGAGCTTCGAGCGGGTCATGGCGTGGCTGGACGCGCAGCGCCCGCCGGACTCCGGGCTGTGCGTCATCCACAACGACTACCGGCTGGACAACCTGGTCCTGGACCCCGCCGGCAGCGGCCGCGTCGTCGGCGTCCTGGACTGGGAGATGGCCACCCTCGGCGACCCGCTCATGGACCTGGGCGGCGCGCTGGCCTACTGGATCGAGGCGGGCGACGGCCGGATCATGCAGATGCTGCGCCGCCAGCCGACCCACCTGCCCGGGATGCTGACCCGCGAGCAGGTCGTCGACCGCTACTGCGAGCGGGCGGGGATCACCCGGCCGGACTGGACGTTCTACGAGGTCTTCGGGCTCTTCCGCCTGGCGGTGATCATGGAGCAGATCTACCGCCGCTACCACGACGGGCAGACCACGAACCCCGCGTTCAAGTCGTTCTGGATCGGCGTGCGGTACCTGGACTGGCGCTGCCGCCGCATCATCCGCCGGGCCGGCTGA
- a CDS encoding crosslink repair DNA glycosylase YcaQ family protein: protein MTEATRERVLAFRVAGHHLDAPTDPATAVAACGLQEYPPGHAEVALHARAGDVAADDPVRRTWATVNAMRGAPYVVPRADVAVFTRALVPERDADLKGLVGSGPARELADAGVAVREALERVAAAARDGLADGPLDRDAFHQALRERLPPELLPWCRGCQSHHVRPALWRALGPLGVTEMPAKATWALAPDADARVDLDAARAELVRRFLRAYGPSTHSGLAAWAQTAPAHAKACLALVDDELQPVRVAGQRRWILAADAARLADPPAARGVRVLSGYDPYLAQPDRGDLVPDAATRKALFPAVGRPAVVLLDGRLAGLLRARKQGAVLRVRATWLGDPVPVEDALHAHARLRGCERAVLAD, encoded by the coding sequence ATGACGGAGGCGACGCGCGAGCGGGTGCTGGCCTTCCGGGTGGCCGGCCACCACCTGGACGCGCCGACCGATCCGGCGACGGCCGTCGCGGCGTGCGGGCTGCAGGAGTACCCGCCCGGCCACGCCGAGGTCGCGCTGCACGCCCGCGCCGGCGACGTCGCCGCCGACGACCCGGTGCGCCGGACGTGGGCGACCGTCAACGCCATGCGCGGCGCGCCGTACGTCGTGCCGCGCGCCGACGTCGCCGTCTTCACGCGGGCCCTGGTGCCCGAGCGCGACGCCGACCTGAAGGGCCTGGTCGGGTCCGGCCCCGCCCGCGAGCTGGCCGACGCCGGGGTGGCGGTGCGGGAGGCCCTCGAACGGGTGGCCGCCGCCGCGCGCGACGGCCTGGCCGACGGGCCGCTCGACCGCGACGCGTTCCACCAGGCGCTGCGCGAGCGGCTGCCGCCCGAGCTGCTGCCGTGGTGCCGCGGCTGCCAGAGCCACCACGTGCGGCCCGCGCTGTGGCGCGCGCTCGGCCCGCTCGGCGTGACCGAGATGCCGGCGAAGGCGACGTGGGCGCTGGCCCCGGACGCCGACGCCCGCGTCGACCTGGACGCGGCGCGCGCCGAGCTGGTCCGGCGCTTCCTGCGCGCGTACGGCCCGTCGACGCACAGCGGGCTGGCCGCGTGGGCGCAGACGGCGCCCGCGCACGCGAAGGCGTGCCTCGCCCTCGTCGACGACGAGCTGCAGCCCGTCCGCGTCGCGGGCCAGCGCCGCTGGATCCTCGCGGCCGACGCCGCCCGGCTGGCGGACCCTCCGGCCGCGCGCGGCGTGCGGGTCCTCTCCGGGTACGACCCGTACCTGGCGCAGCCCGACCGCGGCGACCTGGTGCCCGACGCCGCGACGCGCAAGGCGCTCTTCCCCGCCGTCGGCCGCCCCGCCGTCGTGCTGCTCGACGGACGGCTGGCCGGCCTGCTGCGGGCGCGCAAGCAGGGCGCGGTCCTGCGCGTGCGCGCGACGTGGCTCGGCGACCCGGTGCCCGTGGAGGACGCGCTGCACGCCCACGCGCGCCTGCGCGGCTGCGAGCGCGCCGTCCTGGCCGACTGA
- a CDS encoding TetR/AcrR family transcriptional regulator: MATTPQAAATTRDRPLRRDAERNRRRILDAAAALFAEKGLGVGLDEIAHRAEVGVGTVYRRFPDKDDLIDALFERKIDEMVALGEAALAQEDPWEGLRSFLEGALAAQARDRGLGDLLLGRPDGPSCVPRGRDRIEPLIVRLVARAQRAGALRADVEPTDLALVQVMVGAVADGTRDVAPDAWRRTLGLVLDGLRPAREAPSPLDAPAVSREDLVRVLARRRPGR, from the coding sequence ATGGCGACGACGCCCCAGGCGGCCGCGACCACCCGGGACCGCCCCCTGCGCCGGGACGCCGAGCGCAACCGTCGCCGCATCCTCGACGCCGCCGCCGCGCTCTTCGCCGAGAAGGGCCTCGGCGTCGGGCTCGACGAGATCGCCCACCGCGCCGAGGTGGGCGTCGGCACCGTCTACCGGCGCTTCCCCGACAAGGACGACCTGATCGACGCGCTGTTCGAGCGCAAGATCGACGAGATGGTCGCCCTGGGCGAGGCCGCCCTCGCCCAGGAGGACCCGTGGGAGGGCCTGCGGTCGTTCCTCGAGGGCGCGCTCGCGGCGCAGGCGCGCGACCGCGGCCTGGGCGACCTGCTGCTCGGCCGCCCCGACGGCCCGTCGTGCGTCCCGCGGGGACGCGACCGCATCGAGCCGCTGATCGTCCGGCTCGTCGCCCGGGCGCAGCGGGCCGGCGCCCTGCGCGCCGACGTCGAGCCGACCGACCTGGCGCTCGTCCAGGTCATGGTCGGCGCCGTCGCCGACGGCACGCGCGACGTCGCCCCCGACGCCTGGCGGCGCACGCTCGGCCTGGTCCTGGACGGCCTGCGCCCGGCGCGCGAGGCGCCGTCCCCCCTGGACGCCCCCGCGGTGTCGCGCGAGGACCTCGTGCGCGTGCTCGCGCGGCGGCGTCCCGGTCGCTGA
- a CDS encoding MBL fold metallo-hydrolase: MPAASPVRPRRPRDPRRLLDALACGAPEQAADGVWVLRGGPLRTMNAYLLADPDGGVSVFDAGERGMAAAILRAAAPHGGVRRVVLGHGDTDHRGAAPALAAAGAPVLCHPDARPHAEGTGGRDYWRPELLPGAVRRFHGVMHHVWDGGPVTISGTVADGDEVAGFRVVALPGHAPGLIGLWRERDRVALVSDAFYMTDMWGRPQDPGLPLRAYNHDTEQARASLRRLAELDPAVVWPGHLGPLTGDVRGVLERAAAAPVA; encoded by the coding sequence ATGCCCGCCGCGTCGCCCGTCCGCCCCCGCCGCCCCCGCGACCCCCGGCGACTGCTCGACGCGCTCGCGTGCGGCGCGCCGGAGCAGGCGGCCGACGGCGTGTGGGTCCTGCGCGGCGGCCCGCTGCGCACGATGAACGCGTACCTGCTCGCCGACCCCGACGGCGGCGTCTCCGTCTTCGACGCGGGGGAGCGCGGGATGGCCGCGGCGATCCTCCGCGCCGCGGCGCCGCACGGCGGCGTCCGGCGCGTCGTCCTGGGCCACGGCGACACGGACCACCGCGGCGCGGCCCCGGCGCTCGCCGCGGCGGGCGCGCCGGTCCTCTGCCACCCCGACGCCCGGCCGCACGCCGAGGGCACCGGCGGGCGGGACTACTGGCGGCCCGAGCTGCTCCCCGGCGCGGTGCGCCGCTTCCACGGGGTGATGCACCACGTGTGGGACGGCGGCCCGGTGACGATCAGCGGCACGGTGGCGGACGGCGACGAGGTCGCCGGCTTCCGCGTCGTCGCGCTGCCCGGGCACGCGCCCGGACTGATCGGGCTGTGGCGCGAGCGGGACCGCGTGGCGCTCGTGTCGGACGCCTTCTACATGACCGACATGTGGGGCCGTCCGCAGGATCCGGGGCTTCCGCTGCGCGCCTACAACCACGACACCGAGCAGGCGCGCGCCAGCCTGCGCCGGCTCGCCGAGCTGGACCCGGCCGTCGTCTGGCCCGGCCACCTCGGCCCGCTGACCGGCGACGTCCGCGGCGTGCTCGAGCGGGCGGCCGCCGCGCCGGTGGCCTGA
- a CDS encoding OsmC family peroxiredoxin, with amino-acid sequence MPVAFRKASTEWQGTAAEGGGTLTLVSSGAGGPFPVSLTKRTDEADRTQTNPEELIAAAHSSCYAMAFSNVLTQHDTPPSQLDVDVRVTLDKAGEGFAITRSEITVTGDVPGLDQATFERLAGEAEKGCPVSNALRGSVEIALKATLA; translated from the coding sequence ATGCCCGTCGCATTCCGCAAGGCCAGCACCGAGTGGCAGGGGACCGCCGCCGAGGGCGGGGGCACGCTGACCCTCGTCAGCTCGGGCGCCGGCGGCCCGTTCCCCGTCAGCCTCACGAAGCGCACGGACGAGGCCGACCGGACGCAGACCAACCCCGAGGAGCTCATCGCCGCGGCGCACTCCAGCTGCTACGCGATGGCGTTCTCGAACGTCCTGACGCAGCACGACACGCCGCCGTCCCAGCTGGACGTCGACGTGCGCGTGACGCTCGACAAGGCGGGCGAGGGGTTCGCCATCACCCGCTCCGAGATCACGGTCACCGGCGACGTCCCCGGCCTGGACCAGGCGACGTTCGAGCGCCTGGCCGGCGAGGCCGAGAAGGGCTGCCCGGTCTCGAACGCGCTGCGGGGCAGCGTCGAGATCGCGCTGAAGGCCACGCTGGCCTGA